The Kluyveromyces lactis strain NRRL Y-1140 chromosome D complete sequence genome has a window encoding:
- the IES1 gene encoding Ies1p (similar to uniprot|Q750H9 Ashbya gossypii AGL028C AGL028Cp and weakly similar to YFL013C uniprot|P43579 Saccharomyces cerevisiae YFL013C IES1 Subunit of the INO80 chromatin remodeling complex), which translates to MAKRVYDPIHDTYQIQVTPEPPVLSQPRPDGNEEEDRDSDSTQSEPSQSAAISMPDSSNDENKYYEKESTVSADSPNSALPSDSQHSVIPPPPPMELVQYPGNERKSKHSHAMNFMTTTLRPKPKAKEPSRYTRHLKKSDGEPFTRKDIQYEFLSNLLSDTRQIFSNPFQDFFPLEYTPEEGKVVNVTDVDYNARTFIKTEKLTFSQIYILTIASSSKCSKVLRDKLLFDHHVAFSTCILSLLVNMGRLNTTVNFFLEMTSQLRTFHSIPCLQHYSSDPKSLQDTPRIKSILKTIPLGSDTPIEFHKWYAADYPRNPSEWVNPVSLIFAFCEQHAILDWNIIIPNCKPKTSLYQLFDDNNYSPQLRVNLFLWLMYIHMETNLTPESLQSSKPLFQVEPNGTFLLTASHLEHDIDTPVEVTYGEEQLEKRISFLNQTGAERTIVQQTMETPPTGPDDEPLDPEAALEEPVPAPPPPKPKQSRATSKEKGGKSQPVIIQQDTQRKKRQSNAAGSKNNSEENNNNSESKAAIRAKIQQDKDERVQQKIDLDKNFKIRDDLTQTQLRTKLIEAHKITNKKNHELGLVKLFDEFEDVPLATIIGIRGKKRKKFSDGILGYETDMLGVLRHSKRTMLKRLREKRGVPNPEEENSSAVQEATTEPKVMAESTAETLAADPTEKVENERNGTAFHDS; encoded by the coding sequence atggCAAAGCGGGTGTATGATCCCATTCACGATACTTATCAGATACAAGTTACTCCAGAGCCGCCTGTGCTTTCACAGCCGCGACCAGATGGTAACGAAGAGGAAGACAGAGACTCGGATTCTACTCAGTCAGAACCTTCTCAATCAGCTGCAATTTCCATGCCAGATTCTTCTAATGACGAAAATAAATATTATGAGAAGGAATCAACGGTGTCCGCAGATTCTCCTAATTCAGCATTGCCATCTGATTCACAGCATTCCGTAATACCTCCTCCGCCACCAATGGAGCTGGTTCAATACCCAGGGAATGAGAGGAAATCCAAACATTCTCATGCTATGAACTTTATGACAACTACCCTGAGACCAAAACCTAAGGCAAAAGAACCAAGCCGATACACTCGCCatttaaagaaatctgACGGTGAACCTTTCACTCGTAAGGACATTCAATATGAGTTCCTTTCGAACCTTCTATCTGACACAAGACAAATATTTAGTAATCCGTTCCAAGATTTCTTTCCCTTGGAATACACACCAGAGGAAGGTAAAGTGGTGAACGTCACGGATGTGGACTATAATGCAAGAACTTTCATCAAAACCGAAAAATTAACTTTTTCTCAGATATACATTTTAACTATCGCTTCTTCAAGTAAATGTTCCAAAGTATTACGGGATAAACTACTTTTTGATCATCATGTAGCGTTTTCTACGTGCatattatcattgttgGTGAATATGGGAAGATTGAATACGACTGTAAATTTCTTTCTCGAAATGACTTCCCAGCTGCGTACCTTCCATTCAATTCCATGTCTACAGCACTATAGTTCAGATCCTAAATCATTACAAGATACTCCAAGGATTAAGTCGATCCTCAAAACTATCCCACTTGGGTCCGACACTCCAATAGAGTTTCATAAATGGTACGCAGCAGATTACCCCCGTAATCCTAGCGAATGGGTAAATCCAGtatctttgatatttgcTTTTTGCGAACAACATGCCATACTAGATTGGAATATTATAATTCCTAATTGTAAGCCCAAGACCTCTCTTTACCAattatttgatgataataattaTTCTCCACAGCTACGAGTCAATCTTTTCTTGTGGTTGATGTATATCCATATGGAGACGAACCTCACACCGGAATCGTTACAGTCTTCGAAACCTCTCTTCCAAGTCGAACCAAACGGAACGTTCTTATTGACTGCGTCTCATTTAGAACATGATATTGACACTCCAGTAGAGGTAACATACGGAGAAGagcaattggaaaagagaaTAAGCTTTTTGAATCAAACAGGAGCAGAGAGGACGATTGTCCAACAGACGATGGAAACTCCTCCTACAGGCCCCGATGATGAACCGTTGGATCCAGAAGCAGCACTAGAAGAACCGGTACCGGCTCCTCCACCACCAAAGCCCAAGCAGTCACGAGCTAcatcaaaggaaaaaggaGGGAAGTCACAACCGGTGATAATCCAACAAGATACACAGCGAAAGAAGAGACAGTCGAATGCAGCAGGTTCTAAAAATAATTCggaagaaaacaacaataacTCTGAAAGTAAAGCTGCAATAAGGGCTAAGATTCAACAAGATAAAGATGAGCGAGTACAGcaaaaaattgatcttGATAAAAATTTTAAAATTAGAGATGATTTGACTCAGACTCAATTGAGAACTAAATTGATTGAAGCCCATAAAATCaccaacaagaaaaaccaTGAGTTAGGCTTAGTTAAGTTATTTGACGAATTCGAAGATGTTCCTCTTGCAACTATTATTGGTATCCGGgggaaaaagagaaagaagttcAGTGACGGCATTTTAGGATATGAGACAGACATGTTAGGAGTGCTACGCcattcaaaaagaacaatgcTCAAAAGGCTAAGAGAGAAACGCGGAGTGCCCAACcctgaagaagaaaacagcTCTGCTGTCCAAGAAGCAACGACTGAACCAAAAGTAATGGCTGAATCCACTGCAGAAACTCTGGCGGCAGATCCAACTGAAAAAGTGGAAAACGAAAGGAACGGAACTGCCTTCCATGACAGCTGA
- a CDS encoding uncharacterized protein (conserved hypothetical protein), protein MDFTSSSGVLDSERNTGSNDSDEPSSHSDVIETEELKLIKLQEHKNNLLRQRSELLDQLSQTRVVEPRSVQLDDKLLLKLLRRNDNAVSDSSQSSNNPLPRVLPSLNIEQRKKYLDITLNDVTVTCEKDMILLRKGSFTASFRIAVENESIRSMAIDLNAFEVELQPIIQYAEDTQNVNVAMMAVVQFLRIKELHEQMISKIVEASKFIRASNNTITLNDLEVSFHCYWNLPSPYPETLILTNKVQKILDFLIYQYGIQLGVIKYGSTII, encoded by the coding sequence ATGGATTTTACTTCAAGTTCAGGCGTGTTAGATTCAGAAAGGAACACTGGGAGTAATGACTCAGATGAGCCTTCCTCGCATTCAGATGTCATAGAAACGGAAGAATTGAAGCTTATTAAACTGCAAGAGCACAAGAATAATCTATTGAGACAAAGATCGGAGCTTTTGGATCAGTTGTCTCAAACAAGAGTCGTGGAACCCAGAAGTGTACAGTTAGATGATAAACTTCTATTGAAACTACTACGAAGAAACGACAATGCCGTCAGTGATTCATCACAATCGAGCAATAATCCACTACCGCGTGTGTTACCGAGCTTAAACATTGaacagagaaagaaatatcTGGATATTACACTAAATGATGTTACAGTCACATGTGAAAAGGATATGATCCTGCTACGTAAAGGTAGTTTCACCGCCTCTTTCAGAATAGCAGTAGAAAACGAGAGTATTCGTTCCATGGCTATTGACTTGAATGCGTTTGAAGTTGAGTTACAGCCTATAATTCAATATGCCGAAGATACTCAGAACGTGAATGTTGCTATGATGGCTGTCGTACAATTTCTTAGGATAAAGGAACTTCACGAGCaaatgatatcaaagatCGTCGAGGCAAGTAAATTCATTAGGGCATCTAACAATACCATAACTCTTAATGATTTAGaggtttcttttcactGTTACTGGAATTTACCATCGCCATACCCAGAAACGTTGATACTGACCAACAAAGTACAGAAAATTTTGGATTTCCTTATATACCAGTATGGAATTCAATTAGGAGTCATTAAATATGGATCTACAATTATTTAA
- the HSP12 gene encoding lipid-binding protein HSP12 (similar to uniprot|P22943 Saccharomyces cerevisiae YFL014W HSP12 Plasma membrane localized protein that protects membranes from desiccation induced by heat shock oxidative stress osmostress stationary phase entry glucose depletion oleate and alcohol regulated by the HOG and Ras-Pka pathways), with the protein MSDSARKNFGDKVSESVKPDSQKGYLEKGKEVVTDQADKLAGKVQPQENKGLGQTVHDSAQEGKDDATGKSFGETAQEYVDEAKNKLGEAAEYISKQVHGGEEGTK; encoded by the coding sequence atGTCTGACTCTGCTAGAAAGAACTTCGGTGACAAGGTTTCTGAATCTGTCAAACCAGACTCTCAAAAGGGCTACTTGGAAAAGGGTAAGGAAGTTGTAACTGACCAAGCTGACAAGCTGGCCGGTAAGGTTCAACCACAAGAAAACAAAGGTTTAGGTCAAACAGTCCACGACTCTGCCCAAGAAGGTAAGGACGATGCTACTGGAAAGTCTTTCGGTGAAACCGCTCAAGAATATGTCGATGAAGCCAAGAACAAGCTAGGTGAAGCTGCTGAGTACATCTCCAAGCAAGTTCACGGTGGTGAAGAAGGCACCAAATAA
- the MDJ1 gene encoding Mdj1p (similar to uniprot|P35191 Saccharomyces cerevisiae YFL016C MDJ1 Protein involved in folding of mitochondrially synthesized proteins in the mitochondrial matrix localizes to the mitochondrial inner membrane member of the DnaJ family of molecular chaperones) — protein MFKRYLLQYPRQFHTARLLRQEFKDPYKVLGINKNSSQSDIKKAYYKLAKKYHPDINKEEDSQKKFHDLQNAYEILSDEDKRKQYDQFGAAAFSQAGGAGGPGGAYGGAGAGGAQGFGGFGGFDFGGLNFEDLFGSAFGGGGGGGAGGRRAGSHGAGFGGSDFVREYKGENVTVPFQVSFKDAVFGVKNVKLNYQCYDPCSSCDGSGLKAGHSRSVCPTCHGTGTQVHVRAGFQMASTCQTCDGEGSTIKDSDKCGTCHSHGFKLNSNKTITVDLPHGLQDGDTIRVPNQGSYPGMAIDPSMKSELHLTRGDLLIRVRVRKDTRFQVSNNYDIIYTQEIPITTAALGGVIEVPTVEEEKIRLKVSSGTQHDQVIRIPNKGVPRGARGDRGDMLVKFKIVIKKPKDETERYLWETLAHLTNDTTARRTITPSGSSAKDNSSSADKDTVENNEGTIKKLENFLSNTLKKIRGE, from the coding sequence ATGTTTAAGAGATATTTATTACAATACCCACGTCAATTCCATACGGCAAGACTTCTAAGACAAGAGTTTAAGGATCCTTATAAGGTCCTTGGGATTAACAAGAACTCCAGTCAGTCCGACATTAAGAAAGCGTACTACAAGCTGGCCAAGAAGTATCATCCGGATATAAATAAGGAAGAAGACTCTCAGAAGAAGTTCCATGATTTGCAAAACGCGTATGAAATATTAAGCGATGAAGATAAGAGGAAACAGTATGATCAATTCGGTGCTGCTGCATTCAGCCAAGCTGGTGGTGCCGGTGGACCAGGCGGTGCCTATGGCGGTGCTGGTGCTGGTGGTGCACAAGGATTCGGAGGCTTTGGAGGGTTCGATTTCGGTGGATTGAACtttgaagatcttttcGGAAGTGCGtttggtggtggtggtggtggtggtgccGGAGGCAGGAGAGCTGGTTCGCATGGAGCAGGATTTGGCGGTTCCGATTTTGTCCGTGAATATAAAGGTGAGAATGTCACTGTACCATTCCAAGTATCCTTCAAAGATGCCGTCTTCGGTGTGAAGAATGTCAAATTGAATTACCAATGCTACGATCCGTGTTCGTCATGTGATGGAAGTGGGTTGAAAGCTGGACATTCGAGAAGTGTTTGTCCTACATGTCATGGTACAGGTACTCAGGTACATGTAAGAGCAGGTTTCCAAATGGCCTCTACTTGTCAAACATGTGATGGTGAGGGTTCAACTATTAAGGACAGCGATAAATGTGGTACCTGTCATAGCCACggtttcaaattgaattcaaataaaactaTCACCGTAGACTTACCTCACGGACTTCAGGACGGTGACACAATTAGAGTACCTAACCAAGGTAGTTACCCCGGTATGGCTATCGATCCGTCCATGAAATCTGAATTGCATTTAACCAGAGGCGATTTGTTGATTCGTGTCAGAGTCAGGAAAGACACAAGATTCCAAGTTTCAAATAATTACGACATCATTTACACTCAGGAAATCCCAATTACAACGGCAGCACTAGGTGGCGTCATTGAAGTACCCACCGtagaggaagaaaagatcagaTTGAAGGTCAGCTCTGGTACTCAACACGATCAAGTCATCAGAATTCCAAATAAGGGTGTCCCTCGTGGAGCTAGAGGTGACAGGGGTGACATGCTTGTCAAGTTCAAGATTGTTATCAAAAAACCAAAGGATGAAACAGAACGTTATCTATGGGAGACCTTGGCCCACTTGACCAATGATACCACTGCAAGAAGGACCATTACTCCCTCTGGATCGTCGGCTAAGGACAACTCTTCCTCTGCTGATAAAGACAcagttgaaaacaatgaaggaaccatcaagaaattggaaaatttctTGTCTAACACTTTAAAGAAGATCAGAGGGGAATGA
- the SMX2 gene encoding mRNA splicing protein SMX2 (highly similar to uniprot|P40204 Saccharomyces cerevisiae YFL017W-A SMX2) translates to MTSPDLRKYMDKKLILQLNGNRKIIGILRGYDAFLNLVLDNPIQIFEEGEVQMGPQTVVRGNSIVSIEPLDSL, encoded by the exons ATGACATCTCCAGATTTGAGAAAA TACATGGACAAGAAACTCATTCTACAGCTTAACGGCAATAGGAAaattattggaatattaCGAGGATATGATGCATTTTTGAACTTAGTACTGGATAATCCAATACAGATTTTCGAAGAAGGAGAGGTCCAAATGGGACCCCAGACTGTTGTTAGAGGTAACTCCATTGTATCGATAGAACCTCTTGACAGTTTGTAA
- the GNA1 gene encoding glucosamine 6-phosphate N-acetyltransferase (similar to uniprot|P43577 Saccharomyces cerevisiae YFL017C GNA1 Evolutionarily conserved glucosamine-6-phosphate acetyltransferase required for multiple cell cycle events including passage through START DNA synthesis and mitosis involved in UDP-N-acetylglucosamine synthesis forms GlcNAc6P from AcCoA): MNHDKRTFIVSLLHQQLILPFISTIILPLIGILTMSLPEGYTIRRTKKDDFSGVTSVLKVLTMVGDVSQDQFHSLIDHWDSVTIGDIPMYNSTVIVDTNGEVVATGNVLVEKKVIHECGLVGHIEDIAVRKDQQGKKLGLILIQYLYKLANEYGCYKVILDCDESNVGFYEKCGLKKAGVEMQIRFDK, encoded by the coding sequence ATGAACCATGATAAAAGAACCTTTATAGTCTCTTTGTTACATCAACAATTGATATTACCATTCATTTCTACCATCATCCTGCCGTTAATTGGAATTCTTACCATGTCATTACCAGAAGGATACACAATTAGAAGAACCAAGAAAGATGATTTTTCTGGGGTTACATCTGTGCTGAAAGTGCTAACGATGGTTGGTGATGTGAGCCAAGATCAATTCCATTCACTAATAGACCATTGGGATTCAGTCACGATAGGAGATATACCTATGTACAATAGCACTGTGATCGTTGACACAAATGGGGAAGTTGTCGCCACAGGAAACGTGCTAGTCGAGAAAAAAGTTATTCACGAATGTGGGCTTGTTGGTCATATTGAAGACATTGCAGtgagaaaagatcaacagGGGAAGAAATTGGGATTGATATTAATTCAGTATTTATACAAATTAGCTAACGAGTATGGATGCTATAAAGTTATTCTTGATTGTGATGAAAGTAATGTTGGATTCTATGAGAAATGTGGATTGAAAAAAGCTGGTGTCGAAATGCAAATCAGATTCGACAAATGA
- the EMA19 gene encoding Ema19p (weakly similar to uniprot|Q12155 Saccharomyces cerevisiae YLR050C Hypothetical ORF) has translation MSKEQRDSRKTQLWKINLWKIWYAVNIPIITFLDSNAVLPPYLQYTKGLLDGYIDNFNDFLTANPPNWLKYMTIIEILFQLPVAIYCLYQLLNLSKSKTIKRTLFTVDRLSKCYAFNVITTTSFCIWYVWAYGYYPATMNTDHVSLSNPDKLALTMVYVPYVLIPALFFV, from the coding sequence ATGAGTAAAGAGCAACGTGATTCGAGAAAGACTCAACTATGGAAGATCAATCTATGGAAGATCTGGTATGCAGTTAACATTCCAATCATTACGTTTTTGGATTCGAATGCAGTACTTCCTCCATATCTTCAATATACTAAGGGACTTCTAGATGGTtatattgataatttcaatgattttctAACTGCCAATCCTCCAAACTGGCTCAAATATATGAcaatcattgaaattttatTCCAACTGCCTGTGGCCATATATTGCTTATACCAGCTGCTAAACTTGTCAAAGTCAAAAACTATCAAAAGAACTTTATTCACAGTGGACCGTCTATCTAAATGCTATGCATTCAATGTCATCACCACCACTAGTTTTTGTATATGGTACGTTTGGGCCTATGGGTACTATCCAGCCACGATGAATACCGATCACGTGTCATTGAGTAACCCGGACAAACTGGCGCTAACGATGGTCTACGTTCCTTATGTTCTAATTCCAGCATTATTCTTTGTATAG